TGATTCAATGACATCTTGGCACTTGTAAGCTGGAAATTAACCAATATTGAGGCGATTTGCAAGTAACACAGAAGATTTATGGAGATTTTTGACTAGGTGATGGATGGAATACTGCCCCCTAAAATAAGGTAATACCTACTATTTTTCTTGAATCTCGCATTTTCCATTTACGATAAGTGtggaaaatttttattttgttctttaCTACAAATTCAAGTATTTAAGCCCTACAATAAAAGTTCAAAGGTTAAATAGGAAAAGTGAAAGATGGGGAAATTGACGttgaaatattatttatttatttatttttaataatttgattGTATCTATTGAACTAACATTGATAAATACTCTGTTAGTCAATTGTAATATAAGTAATCAATTATAATATAAGCTTGATGACACTTGCTATCAAACTTTTAAAGACAATGACAAAGCGAGCTTAGTTTTGCAATGGTTGGCATGCACTTTCACCCTTAGATTTATTTCCCGTTCCTGTTTGTTCAAAATTTCCTAATATAACATTTCGGagatatttttcaatttctttgagAAAATGAGAATTAAATGTTTATGGGCTATTTAGATTGTATGTTTTTTATGGACATAGATTGTGAATATTTATTTGGTAGCTAATTATAAGATTTAAATATGCATGTTGGATATGGAAGAAAATTAAATGTCAAGCCAAtaagtttaattaatttcataataAACAATGTTCTATatgtttaaaaattaataataaagtGAACGAATAAAAAAGACTCTGATCTTGCAAGTCCAAAATACAATGTTGAATACCAATACTCAATACTGAATATTATTGGTCCTACGGACACATTCCATAACATACAACAACAAATGGAGAAACAACATCAAATTCACTAAAACAAACACACACAAACCCTAAAGGGAAAGTGGTTcctttttttgttctttctttttgtgGGGGGAGGGGGTGTGGAAAGAAGTAGCATTATTCAAATTTTGTCACTACTATATGAAAACCTTTGAATGAGAAGCCATCAGGAGAGTGAAATCTAACACCAACTCCTTTTGGTTTATGCTCCTCACATTGCTCTGACAGCTTGAAACCTAGGTTCTTTTGGGAGGAACTTCTGCTCAGCATAAACTGACATATAGTCTCCGAACACAAACTTGGGATATCCTTCTTCCACTTCCTGGTTTGCTTTATCCACCAGCTGTGCTGCAGGAGCTATGGTGGCTTCCATTGATGGATTGTAAAACGAAGCAATTGATCTCCTGTTCCCATCCGGTGAGGCTAAAACCCGATGCCAAACACTCTTGTATCTCCCATTGCTCAGGACCTCAATCTGATCACCTGTGTTGATGACTATGGAGTTGGGCAATGGCTGCACATCTATCCACTGCCCATCCTTCAAGATTTGAAGGCCTCCCACCTGATCGTCTTGGAAGAGCAAGATGACACCTCCAGCATCGGTATGGGCACGGAGGCCATTCACTAGCTCTGGGTGTGGACATGGTGGGTAGTGGCTGATTTTGGTTCCAAAGAAGGCCTTTTCCAGCCCTTCGCCACCATTGAAGGCAGCCTTTATGTATCCTTCAGGTAAACCTAAGTTCTCATCCATTACTGCCATCACCTTTTCAGCTAGCTTCTTCAGCTCCGATCTGTACTCTCTCATGGTTTCCCTGCCATAATTGGATTCATATACATAAATTTCCTGTTTTTAAGAAGAATGTGATTTCAAATGCTATATTTTCACTGAATTTTCGTGTAAGTTGAATGCTTACTTGAATCCAGGAAGGTTGGAGGGCCATTCGTTGTCATCATGGAGAAGGAAGACATCTTCCCAATCAAGATTTTCCAGCTTCTCACCACTCTTGTTCTCAAGCCAATCATTCAGGAGCTTCACAGGTTTTGAACTCTTGAAACTTTCTTCTCTTTCCACCTTGTAGCACTCTGAAGAAACCTTCTTCACCCTCTCTAGGAGCTCTTCAGGAATCCCATGGTTCACCAGCTGATGATATTCAAATAACATATATTCTTTTTAATCAAACCATAATCCAAATATTTAAGTCCTGTTTGGTAACTGTTGGTTTTATTTTGTTGTCTACATGTTAGaagtattttcaaattcaaagtcaaaatttcaaaataagagaaaaaaaaaaaaagaagtggtTTTCATAcacttgtttttatttttaaaaattgactAAGAATTCAAATATTTAGATATGAACTATAAATCAAGCATGATTTTCAAAACCCAATAACCATATAGCTACCCAGCGGGACTTAAATTAGTAATATTGCATGGAAATGTTAGTTGAGTCAATAGGATGTCTAGAAAAGAAACACTAGAACACTTGCCTTTACACTAGAAGTACTATAGTTTTGACATACTTCGAACATGTTTTATCATGTTCAAAATCACATCGAAACATGTTTGATTTTACACTTTTAAGCACAGATAACACCCTCAAAAATCAACTTTGAATAATTTAAAATACGTTTCGAATTGATTTTGAAGATGTGAAAAAACAAGCTCTTCACATCAACCTGAAATGAGTAGACAAAAAACTAATAGGTCGGGAGAGTACCTGAAAGAATCCCCATTCTTCGCAGCCATTGGCTATCTGAGCCAATGTCTTGGCCCTTTCTTCCCCATTAAGCTTAGAGAAATCAATGACAGGAATTGCCATTTAGAAAGCTGAAAACAcagggtttttttttcctttccgaAGGGATGAAATTTGATTGAGAGAGTAGTAGTTTATGTTGATGGGTTTAGAAAGAAAAGGGGTGACCCCTATTTATAAGACTTTTCCCTCCTAACTTTGATGTCAACCCTTTAGTAATTAAAATccccttttctttta
This region of Cucumis melo cultivar AY chromosome 7, USDA_Cmelo_AY_1.0, whole genome shotgun sequence genomic DNA includes:
- the LOC103487610 gene encoding 1-aminocyclopropane-1-carboxylate oxidase 5, with amino-acid sequence MAIPVIDFSKLNGEERAKTLAQIANGCEEWGFFQLVNHGIPEELLERVKKVSSECYKVEREESFKSSKPVKLLNDWLENKSGEKLENLDWEDVFLLHDDNEWPSNLPGFKETMREYRSELKKLAEKVMAVMDENLGLPEGYIKAAFNGGEGLEKAFFGTKISHYPPCPHPELVNGLRAHTDAGGVILLFQDDQVGGLQILKDGQWIDVQPLPNSIVINTGDQIEVLSNGRYKSVWHRVLASPDGNRRSIASFYNPSMEATIAPAAQLVDKANQEVEEGYPKFVFGDYMSVYAEQKFLPKEPRFQAVRAM